The Panicum hallii strain FIL2 chromosome 9, PHallii_v3.1, whole genome shotgun sequence genome has a window encoding:
- the LOC112872879 gene encoding hydroxyproline O-galactosyltransferase GALT6-like: MPPKRACRLALLAAAAAYLLFLLLFELPSFAVSTASPRHAHAAATHRARRRELEAAASALRSPSPLRPHKSAFPRLPPLAVSSVRFHRPNSSSSSFDASASAAFAAARPHLAHLLSYSNSASPSPSPSAAASASSCPATVSAPGDRLASGGAGVVAVELPCGMAVGSRVTVVARPRAARAVGEPRIAARREGGAPVMVSQFMVELLGTKAVQGEEPPRVLHFNPRIRGDFSGRPIIELNTCYRMQWAQPQRCEGFASRPDEDTVDRELKCEKWIRDDYSNSEDSKMKSWLNHLIGRPSIDWPYPFAEGKQFVLTITAGLEGYHVSVDGQHITSFPYRTGYNLEDATELSLKGDLDVESIFVAHLPSSPPSFSPQSYLEMSEQWKASPLPTEPVELFIGILSAANHFAERMAIRKSWMISTRRSSNVVARFFVALNGKNEVNEELMKEAEYFGDIVIVPFMDNYDLVVLKIIAIVEYGVRVVPAKHIMKCDDDTFVRIESVLDQVKKVQSGKSMYVGNINYYHRPLRSGKWSVTYEEWPEEVYPPYANGPGYVISSDIAQYILSEFDNKALRLFKMEDVSMGMWVEKFNATRQPVEYLHDVRFYQPGCFDGYFTAHYQSPQHMICLWRKLQAGSAQCCNVR, from the exons ATGCCGCCGAAGCGCGCGTGCCGCCTCGCGCTgctggccgcggcggcggcgtaccTGCTCTTCCTCCTGCTCTTCGAGCTCCCCTCCTTCGCCGTCTCCACCGCGTCGCCCCgccacgcgcacgccgccgccacgcaccgcgcccgccgccgcgagcTCGAGGCGGCGGCCTCCGCGCTCCGTTCGCCCTCCCCGCTCCGCCCGCACAAGAGCGCCTTCCCCCGCCTTCCCCCGCTCGCCGTCTCGTCCGTCCGCTTCCACCGCCCcaactcctcctcctcctccttcgacgcctccgcctccgccgccttcgccgccgcgCGGCCCCACCTCGCGCACCTCCTCTCCTATTCAAATTCCGCCTCCCCGTCGCCGtccccatccgccgccgcctcggcctcctcctGCCCCGCGACGGTCTCGGCGCCCGGGGACCGGctcgcgagcggcggcgcgggagtgGTGGCCGTGGAGCTGCCGTGCGGGATGGCGGTGGGGTCGCGCGTCACGGTGGTGgcgcggccgcgggcggcgcgggccgtCGGGGAGCCGAGGATCGCGGCGCGGAGAGAGGGGGGCGCGCCAGTGATGGTGTCGCAGTTCATGGTCGAGCTCCTGGGCACCAAGGCGGTGCAGGGGGAGGAGCCGCCCAGGGTGCTGCACTTCAACCCCAGGATCCGCGGGGACTTCAGCGGCCGCCCCATCATCGAGCTTAACACGTGCTACCGGATGCAGTGGGCGCAGCCGCAGCGGTGCGAGGGGTTCGCGTCACGGCCGGACGAGGATACCG TTGACCGGGAATTGAAGTGTGAGAAATGGATCCGGGATGATTACAGCAACTCAGAAGACTCAAAGATGAAATCGTGGTTGAACCATTTGATTGGTAGGCCGAGCATCGATTGGCCATACCCATTTGCAGAGGGCAAGCAATTTGTTCTGACCATAACAGCTGGTCTGGAAGGCTACCATGTCAGTGTTGATGGCCAGCATATCACATCGTTCCCTTACCGCACT GGTTACAATCTGGAGGATGCAACGGAATTGTCTTTGAAAGGAGACCTTGATGTTGAGTCCATCTTCGTTGCTCATTTGCCCAGTTCACCTCCTAGTTTCTCTCCACAGAGTTATCTCGAGATGTCTGAACAGTGGAAGGCTTCACCCTTACCAACTGAACCTGTGGAGCTTTTTATTGGCATCCTTTCAGCTGCTAACCATTTTGCTGAGCGTATGGCAATTCGAAAGTCATGGATGATTTCTACCAGGAGATCATCTAATGTTGTTGCTCGCTTCTTTGTGGCTCTG AATGGAAAAAATGAGGTAAATGAAGAGCTGATGAAGGAGGCGGAGTACTTTGGGGACATCGTTATAGTGCCATTCATGGACAACTATGATCTTGTTGTTCTGAAAATCATTGCCATCGTCGAGTATGGG GTGAGGGTTGTTCCTGCAAAGCACATAATGAAATGCGACGATGATACATTTGTCCGAATTGAATCTGTTTTAGATCAAGTAAAGAAGGTCCAAAGTGGGAAGAGCATGTATGTAGGAAATATAAACTACTACCACCGGCCTTTACGGTCTGGGAAATGGTCTGTCACATATGAG GAATGGCCAGAGGAAGTATATCCTCCTTATGCTAATGGACCTGGCTACGTGATTTCATCAGATATCGCTCAATACATTTTATCTGAGTTTGATAACAAGGCATTAAGA CTATTCAAGATGGAAGATGTCAGTATGGGCATGTGGGTTGAGAAGTTCAATGCCACCCGTCAGCCTGTAGAGTATTTGCATGATGTCAGGTTCTACCAGCCTGGTTGCTTTGATGGTTACTTCACCGCGCACTACCAATCCCCACAGCACATGATTTGTTTGTGGAGAAAGTTGCAAGCTGGAAGCGCTCAGTGCTGCAACGTGAGATGA
- the LOC112875876 gene encoding uncharacterized protein LOC112875876: MSRRDHHQWPRPGQGYDPRAAAAAQWYGAASTSFPAPGAAPLHGINPYAFASNPLFAANPFNTLVGDLLLQNPAALASYQQQQLQQAHHFPSHAYHQTPTSNIQHRPTKAAASALPAPAPPQPQQQPRQQAALDRAQVAARNAREELVKNGEGVTGWKVAQAVLVALKVDSWGSLGIQLQDVPLLRDLFLIEGKVNAFIHCYVAARKIVTISDLEVEICKNEGVGQFEELGLGPFLQHPLVAHYFSVPSDLSKVPKLSSEEVISVLQKFVDKSKKKITVEDFLDHLSEQKSVSGKEKLGVRVQSLGLHISLLRQARQTEVSTVKLLGTKSGSGHSSQEKYLSKNTNFHTHKKALDERFNSLTNRIKQLPGINKHIHFDSTDDETDGDTSCEDDKNDDNEGKNGCSVLDKKDGDKRVNSCPYPSKTEEMERLGLKSEIKKRKRPAVERRKARQIEQKGILREKRKFEENASPSSSCKQPKKQQKLQKHEASLNCFLSIGKLENFITTWKETCREHPVQQVLEMIANYYGQSPTEKKKIINFCSQYPGIGLLNVAVKSMGCGLLDSIYDVIQLSSENDMSSSPLHNTTTEVMEIEPPSKENTSCIGNGANNRSEDNGTGHSVSIDDVIRRITEYIECNSRASGDVALQVRALHDCETWVTTQFSVNQFSALGHGTFLQFLEKHCHQFPTALSSFLKGGNCDSSSLEVSVLQQQIEVLLGQAESNWMEDGDFSEDSLVMILKRQFPTISFDVAQDKSGEGFPGYIKRHGKSIQTNSLKFSISLLEKRWSGTLPGRHENVDGLMSNVAEQYYFGGMVCSREAINCLLRAPMLSDLHIWSHWDLLFAPTLGSFLHWLLTTGPIQELSCIVTTDGRFIRVDPSATVDQFLEAIIQRSPFQVAVKLLSLLYVYDGSTNTPMSLLKCYAQRAVKLIVDNNHDLMNANSENTQVSSAESIRSDSLPNFDDAVHLIAKFVLNCLGHLPLEFRSLAADILLAGLRAVTKNCYSVMLHEATEDWQLCMLHDIGLSLGIAEWVEDCRRLCLTEEVHVQTEMHSSAKLTSAASEVDTLESSNMLISSDVDMMDERRKLFPGTNDQVGKDNKDNKVLNHSGTEANIADYPMMGETNHEEASLVIETIRREEFGLDQALSCTENSLLKKQHARLGRALHCLSQELYSQDSHLLLELVQNADDNAYPEDVEPTLAFILQENGIVVLNNERGFSAENIRALCDIGNSTKKGSNRGYIGNKGIGFKSVFRVTDAPEIHSNGFHVKFDITDGQIGFVLPTAVPPYSTTSFSIMLSIEDDKDARSLGNTCILLPFRSKFREGTGMCSIVSMFSDLHPSLLLFLHRLKCIKFKNLLDDTLLIMRREVLGDGIVRISHGIETMSWLVVSKRLQGTIVRNDVCTTEIAVAFTLQETEEGDYEPYLKQQPVFAFLPLRNYGLKFILQGDFVLPSSREEVDADSAWNQWLLSEFPSLFVSAQETFCALPCFQRCPGKAVTAFLSFIPLAGEVHGFFSHLPHLILSKLRLTRCMFLDGSTLQWVFPCNTLRGWDEQTKMLLSDGLLHEHLGLGYLSKDIVISDNLSRALGIHDYGPNILIDTISSICRIDGCIESLGLEWLCAWFVTLYLTLLSHSSRNVSLTRSLEDDLLNTVRKIPCIPLSDGSFSSIADGPIWLPYDIVNSIPECRGSIQNFPVLYSNLRTVSPHLLSASCKNKYLNEEVRTNDLVDILQKIGVRKLSGHDIIKNHIMISLRDGLDANTADKMVREYVSFIMVHLQSSCTSCNFEKEEIVSELRKRPIFLTNHGYKCPADEPIHFSKDYGNSVDVGRLLQDVEINWIELDSCYLMHHGSKSSRFELEKWRRFFEEMGVTDFVQTVKVEKKSSQVDSFLGGHSLADVSAKPCAVYDWESPELSSILSAFSSKRCRENCVYLLEVLDRLWDDHYSAKARSLTNATHCGENRTVESSFLKCIQSFKWIASSMDEDLHCATDLFYNCDNVRSLFGSVAPYAVPQVCSSSLRKDLGFKTEVSYCDALMVLKSWMTSQAPFSASMSQMCKFYTFLSEGVADSKIDIKQDFLSSPSVFTPLQRPRSTEVIPGKFLPPKDLYWHDPTGCSEITEEFIAIKSRSMFPRRMLSADYPSLCEFFTEACGVPKVPTTSNYVEMLIRLSTAALPSQSANHVFRVFVRWANDLHSESDKTDDILYLKESLQKLETTILPTTVDKWVSLHPSFGLVCWVDDDELKQQFKNSRDINFIQFGDLCFEDRQMLNGRVASLMKSLGIQALSKVVYREAIFYGTAENREKASLICWLLPYMQRYIYKMHRDTYINFQQNEIMKLSNLQVVVVDKLFHKYVLRGLESSSKKRFKCHCLLQGNTLYATQDADPHSVFLELSRIFFDGSPDLHFANFLHMIKTMAESGTTAEQIESFIINNQNVPELPEHEAIWSFSSLSATNQGAANQEVDPQGVEFQLPCEFNVPNHQKAPVMISSWPLSHWRTAPGFKTPLISHQACTQEALVKDAGPSPDLSMPALRGHTEDALLSVDLDGDWIIEENARTETTLLADNTATILDEPQMVMSVDPSNGPAYSVVEAGSSSPTVRVELTNFNENLANLVEESNRLTPDASQLKTGRFGEAVVHKYFAEQLGSNNVRWVNEKTETGLPYDIVVTHSEGFTEYVEVKTTVSSRKDWFDITPREWQFALEKGDLFSIARVILSSTKKASIEMLKNPYKLYKQKTLRLGLLISR; the protein is encoded by the exons ATGAGCCGCCGTGATCACCACCAGTGGCCTCGCCCTGGCCAAGGATACgaccctcgcgccgccgccgcggcgcagtGGTATGGTGCCGCCTCGACGTCCTTCCCCGCCCCCGGCGCGGCGCCGCTGCACGGGATTAACCCCTACGCCTTCGCCTCTAACCCCCTGTTCGCGGCGAACCCCTTCAACACCTTGGTCGGTGACCTCCTCCTCCAGAACCCCGCTGCCCTAGCTTCCTACCAGCAACAGCAGCTGCAGCAGGCGCATCACTTCCCCTCCCATGCCTACCACCAAACCCCTACCTCCAACATCCAGCACCGCCCGACTAAAGCCGCCGCATCCGCCTTACCTGCGCCAGCGCCCCCCCAGCCACAGCAGCAGCCGCGCCAGCAGGCTGCTCTCGATCGGGCACAAGTGGCGGCGAGGAATGCTCGGGAGGAGCTCGTGAAGAACGGGGAGGGTGTCACGGGTTGGAAAGTGGCGCaggcggtgctggtggcgctCAAGGTCGATTCGTGGGGCTCCCTCGGCATCCAGCTCCAGGACGTGCCTCTCCTACGGGACCTCTTCCTCATAGAGGGCAAG GTGAATGCATTCATCCATTGCTACGTCGCTGCAAGAAAAATTGTAACGATTTCTGATCTAGAGGTTGAGATATGCAAGAATGAGGGGGTTGGGCAGTTTGAAGAGCTGGGACTGGGGCCTTTCCTTCAGCACCCACTTGTTGCACATTATTTTTCAGTGCCATCTGATTTGTCTAAGGTGCCTAAGCTTAGTAGCGAGGAGGTTATCAGTGTCCTGCAGAAATTTGTGGACAAATCTAAGAAGAAAATCACAGTGGAAGATTTCTTGGATCATCTTTCCGAGCAAAAATCAGTCTCTGGAAAGGAAAAACTTGGCGTGCGGGTACAGAGCTTGGG GTTGCATATTTCCTTACTCCGGCAGGCCAGGCAAACTGAAGTGTCTACTGTTAAGCTTCTAGGAACTAAGAGTGGGTCTGGCCATAGTAGTCAAGAGAAGTATTTGTCGAAAAATACAAATTTCCATACTCACAAGAAGGCGTTGGACGAGAGGTTCAATTCTCTAACTAATCGTATAAAGCAGTTACCTGGGATCAATAAACATATCCATTTTGATTCAACTGATGATGAAACTGATGGCGATACTAGCTGTGAGGATGATAAAAATGATGACAATGAGGGTAAGAATGGATGTTCTGTTCTTGATAAAAAGGATGGTGATAAGCGTGTAAATAGCTGTCCATATCCTTCAAAAACCGAAGAAATGGAAAGGCTTGGTTTGAAATCTGAAAttaagaaaaggaaaaggccAGCTGTAGAGAGGAGAAAGGCAAGACAGATTGAACAAAAGGGGATTCTAAGAGAAAAAAGGAAGTTCGAAGAAAACGCGAGTCCTAGCTCTTCGTGCAAGCAGCCTAAGAAGCAGCAAAAGTTGCAAAAGCATGAAGCTTCACTGAATTGTTTCCTAAGCATAGGTAAGCTGGAGAATTTTATAACAACATGGAAGGAAACATGTCGTGAGCATCCAGTTCAGCAG GTTTTGGAAATGATAGCAAATTACTATGGACAATCACCAACGGAGAAGAAGAAAATAATAAATTTCTGTTCACAGTACCCAGGCATTGGCCTTCTCAATGTTGCT GTTAAATCGATGGGATGTGGCCTGCTGGATAGTATTTACGATGTGATACAACTTTCTAGTGAGAATGACATGTCTTCAAGCCCTCTTCATAACACCACCACAGAGGTTATGGAAATTGAGCCTCCGAGTAAAGAAAATACTAGTTGTATTGGTAATGGAGCCAATAATAGGAGTGAAGACAATGGGACTGGACATA GTGTTTCTATTGATGAtgtcatcaggaggattacagaATATATTGAATGCAACAGTAGAGCCTCTGGTGATGTGGCTTTGCAAGTGAGGGCACTTCATGATTGCGAAACATGGGTAACTACTCAATTTTCAGTGAATCAATTTAGTGCTCTTGGGCATGGGACATTCCTTCAATTTTTGGAGAAACATTGTCATCAGTTCCCCACTGCTTTGAGTAGTTTCTTGAAGGGGGGTAACTGCGATTCTTCATCTCTGGAAGTTTCTGTACTACAGCAGCAAATTGAAGTTTTACTCGGTCAAGCTGAGAGTAATTGGATGGAAGATGGTGACTTTTCAGAGGATAGTTTAGTTATGATTCTTAAAAGGCAATTTCCGACAATTAGCTTTGATGTCGCGCAAGACAAATCTGGGGAAGGATTTCCTGGCTATATTAAGAGGCATGGAAAAAGCATACAAACGAATAGTTTAAAATTTTCCATCTCGTTGTTGGAGAAACGGTGGTCTGGAACTTTGCCAGGTAGACATGAAAATGTTGATGGGCTAATGAGCAATGTTGCTGAACAATATTATTTTGGTGGAATGGTGTGCTCACGAGAGGCAATAAATTGTTTACTGAGGGCTCCTATGTTGTCTGATCTGCATATTTGGTCCCATTGGGATCTGCTATTTGCTCCTACACTGGGCTCCTTTCTACATTGGTTGCTGACTACTGGCCCTATTCAAGAGCTATCATGCATTGTGACCACAGATGGTAGGTTTATTAGAGTAGATCCATCAGCCACAGTTGATCAATTCTTGGAAGCCATTATTCAACGTTCACCATTTCAAGTGGCAGTGAAACTGCTTTCACTGCTATACGTTTATGATGGTTCTACGAACACCCCAATGTCATTGCTAAAATGTTATGCACAGCGTGCAGTAAAGCTCATAGTAGACAACAACCATGATTTGATGAACGCTAATTCTGAGAACACTCAAGTGTCTTCTGCAGAAAGTATCAGGTCTGACAGCTTGCCAAACTTTGATGATGCAGTTCATTTGATTGCGAAATTTGTACTCAACTGTCTTGGTCATTTACCTTTGGAGTTCCGTAGTCTTGCAGCAGACATACTATTGGCAGGACTTCGGGCTGTTACCAAGAACTGCTATTCAGTCATGTTGCATGAAGCCACTGAAGATTGGCAGCTTTGCATGCTTCATGATATTGGCTTGTCACTTGGAATTGCAGAATGGGTTGAAGATTGCCGTAGGTTGTGTTTAACTGAAGAAGTTCATGTGCAGACAGAAATGCATTCTTCTGCCAAGCTTACATCAGCTGCGTCTGAGGTAGATACACTTGAAAGTTCTAACATGCTTATTTCTAGTGATGTTGATATGATGGATGAGAGAAGAAAATTGTTTCCCGGCACAAATGATCAAGTTGGTAAAGATAATAAAGACAATAAGGTGTTGAATCATTCTGGAACTGAGGCAAATATTGCAGATTATCCTATGATGGGAGAAACAAATCATGAGGAAGCGTCTCTTGTTATTGAGACTATACGCCGTGAAGAGTTTGGTCTTGATCAGGCACTAAGTTGCACTGAGAATAGCTTGTTAAAGAAGCAGCATGCTCGACTTGGCAGAGCATTGCATTGCCTTTCACAAGAACTATATTCCCAGGATTCTCATCTACTTCTTGAGCTG GTACAGAATGCTGACGACAATGCATATCCTGAGGATGTTGAACCAACATTAGCATTCATTCTCCAGGAGAATGGTATTGTTGTTCTTAACAACGAGAGGGGCTTTTCTGCTGAGAACATTAGAGCACTTTGTGATATTGGTAACTCGACAAAGAAAGGATCAAACCGGGGTTATATTGGAAATAAAGGCATTGGATTTAAATCAGTTTTCCGG GTAACTGATGCTCCGGAGATCCATTCAAATGGTTTCCATGTGAAATTTGATATCACTGATGGCCAGATTGGTTTTGTGTTGCCAACTGCAGTTCCACCTTACAGTACCACTTCTTTTAGTATAATGTTATCCATTGAAGATGACAAGGATGCCCGTTCATTGGGGAACACTTGCATTTTACTTCCTTTCAGATCAAAATTTAGGGAGGGCACTGGTATGTGCTCTATTGTGTCTATGTTTTCTGATCTCCACCCATCTCTTCTGCTGTTCCTTCATcgactaaaatgtatcaagttTAAGAATTTGCTTGATGACACACTTCTGATTATGAGAAGGGAGGTTCTTGGTGATGGCATTGTGAGAATCTCTCATGGGATTGAGACAATGAGTTGGTTGGTGGTCAGTAAGAGGTTACAAGGTACCATTGTGCGGAATGATGTGTGCACCACAGAGATAGCTGTGGCATTTACTTTGCAGGAGACTGAGGAAGGAGATTATGAACCTTACTTGAAGCAGCAACCTGTGTTTGCTTTTCTTCCTCTAAGGAATTACGGCCTTAAATTCATTCTTCAAGGAGATTTTGTTTTACCTTCTTCCAGAGAGGAAGTGGATGCGGATAGTGCATGGAATCAGTGGTTGTTGTCTGAATTCCCCTCTTTGTTTGTCAGTGCCCAAGAAACCTTTTGTGCTCTTCCCTGTTTTCAGAGGTGCCCTGGAAAAGCTGTCACAGCCTTCTTGAGTTTTATTCCTCTAGCGGGAGAAGTTCATGGATTCTTCAGCCACCTCCCTCACTTGATCCTTTCCAAGTTGCGTCTGACCCGCTGCATGTTTCTGGATGGCTCTACTTTGCAATGGGTCTTTCCGTGCAATACACTTAGGGGTTGGGATGAACAAACAAAAATGCTATTGTCCGATGGCTTACTTCATGAACATCTTGGTCTTGGTTACCTCTCAAAAGATATTGTTATTTCTGATAATTTATCAAGGGCCCTAGGTATTCATGACTATGGACCAAACATTTTGATAGATACCATCTCATCTATTTGCCGAATTGATGGTTGTATTGAGTCATTGGGCCTGGAATGGCTATGTGCATGGTTTGTTACCCTTTATTTGACGTTGCTTTCTCATTCTTCTCGAAATGTTTCCTTAACAAGAAGCCTCGAAGATGATCTGTTGAATACAGTAAGGAAAATACCATGCATCCCACTTTCAGACGGTTCATTTAGCTCCATTGCAGATGGTCCCATATGGTTGCCATATGATATTGTCAATTCCATTCCTGAATGCAGAGGTAGCATTCAGAATTTTCCAGTTCTGTATAGTAATCTTCGAACTGTAAGTCCCCATCTTCTATCTGCATCCTGCAAAAATAAATACCTCAATGAAGAAGTCAGAACAAATGATCTGGTAGACATACTGCAAAAGATTGGGGTGCGAAAGTTGTCTGGGCACGACATTATTAAAAATCACATCATGATTTCCTTGCGTGATGGTTTAGATGCTAATACAGCTGATAAAATGGTTAGAGAGTATGTGAGCTTTATTATGGTTCATCTCCAATCTTCTTGCACCAGCTGTAACTTTGAAAAAGAAGAGATAGTGTCAGAACTACGGAAGAGGCCTATATTCCTTACAAACCATGGATACAAATGCCCAGCTGATGAACCAATTCACTTCAGTAAAGATTATGGAAATTCTGTGGATGTTGGCAGGCTGCTTCAGGATGTGGAAATTAATTGGATTGAACTTGATAGTTGCTATTTGATGCATCATGGTTCAAAATCATCACGGTTTGAACTGGAAAAATGGAGGCGGTTTTTTGAGGAGATGGGTGTGACTGATTTTGTGCAGACAGTGAAAGTTGAGAAAAAATCATCTCAAGTTGATTCTTTTCTAGGAGGCCATTCTTTAGCTGATGTATCTGCAAAACCCTGTGCCGTGTATGACTGGGAGTCACCAGAATTGTCTAGTATTTTATCAGCATTTTCTTCAAAAAGATGCCGGGAAAATTGTGTATATCTTCTAGAGGTTCTTGACAGATTATGGGATGATCATTATAGTGCTAAAGCTAGGAGCCTCACAAATGCCACACATTGTGGTGAAAACAGAACAGTTGAATCGTCATTTTTGAAGTGTATTCAAAGCTTCAAATGGATAGCATCAAGCATGGATGAGGATCTTCATTGTGCAACAGATTTATTCTATAATTGTGATAATGTCCGCTCTCTTTTTGGCAGTGTGGCGCCATATGCTGTACCACAG GTTTGTAGCAGTTCACTTAGGAAGGACCTTGGATTCAAAACAGAGGTATCCTACTGTGATGCGTTGATGGTCCTAAAGTCTTGGATGACATCACAGGCTCCCTTTAGTGCAAG TATGAGCCAGATGTGCAAATTCTACACATTCTTGTCAGAAGGTGTGGCGGACTCGAAAATTGACATTAAACAGGACTTCCTGTCATCACCCTCTGTATTTACACCACTACAACGTCCACGGTCAACTGAGGTTATTCCTGGGAAATTTTTGCCACCAAAAGACCTCTATTGGCATGACCCAACAGGATGTTCTGAAATAACAGAGGAATTCATCGCGATAAAAAGCAGAAGCATGTTCCCTAGAAGGATGCTGTCTGCAGACTATCCAAGCCTTTGTGAATTCTTTACTGAGGCATGTGGTGTACCAAAGGTGCCAACAACATCCAATTATGTTGAGATGCTTATACGTCTGTCAACTGCTGCATTGCCTTCACAATCAGCCAACCAT GTCTTTCGTGTATTTGTGAGATGGGCTAATGATCTGCATTCTGAAAGTGACAAGACTGATGATATATTGTACTTGAAAGAATCTCTTCAGAAATTAGAAACAACAATATTGCCCACCACAGTTGATAAATGGGTCTCTCTGCATCCTTCCTTTGGCCTTGTTTGTTGGGTAGATGATGATGAGTTGAAGCAACAGTTTAAAAATTCTAGAGATATCAACTTCATACAATTTGGTGACCTTTGCTTTGAGGATAGGCAAATGCTGAATGGAAGAGTTGCCTCTTTGATGAAAAGTTTAGGTATCCAAGCACTTTCCAAG GTTGTGTATCGAGAAGCAATATTTTATGGTACAGCAGAAAACAGAGAAAAAGCTTCTCTAATCTGTTGGCTTTTGCCATATATGCAACGGTACATCTATAAAATGCATAGAGATACTTATATCAACTTCCAGCAAAACGAGATCATGAAGCTTAGCAATCTGCAAGTAGTTGTTGTTGACAAGTTATTCCACAAGTATGTGCTGAGGGGACTTGAGAGTTCTTctaagaaaagattcaaatgcCATTGTCTTTTGCAG GGAAATACGCTGTACGCTACACAAGATGCTGATCCACATTCAGTGTTTTTGGAACTCTCTAGGATTTTCTTTGATGGATCCCCTGATCTGCATTTTGCAAATTTTCTTCACATGATAAAAACCATGGCAGAATCTGGTACGACTGCTGAGCAAATAGAGTCTTTCATCATTAATAATCAGAATGTGCCCGAGTTACCTGAGCATGAAGCGATCTGGTCCTTCTCTTCCTTGTCTGCAACCAACCAAGGTGCAGCCAACCAAGAAGTTGATCCCCAGGGGGTTGAATTCCAACTTCCGTGTGAATTCAATGTTCCCAATCATCAGAAGGCACCAGTAATGATTTCAAGTTGGCCTCTTAGTCATTGGAGAACAGCACCTGGCTTCAAAACACCTCTCATAAGCCATCAAGCATGCACGCAAGAGGCATTGGTGAAAGATGCTGGACCTTCGCCAGACTTAAGCATGCCTGCTCTGCGTGGACACACCGAAGATGCTTTACTTTCTGTTGATCTTGACGGGGATTGGATCATAGAAGAGAATGCAAGGACCGAAACTACATTACTTGCAGATAATACAGCCACAATCCTCGATGAGCCTCAGATGGTGATGTCTGTTGACCCTTCTAATGGACCTGCTTATTCAGTCGTGGAGGCTGGAAGTTCAAGCCCAACGGTTCGTGTTGAGCTAACAAATTTCAATGAGAACCTGGCCAATCTTGTAGAAGAGAGCAATAGGCTGACTCCAGATGCAAGCCAGTTAAAAACAGGGAGGTTTGGTGAAGCAGTGGTCCACAAATATTTTGCTGAGCAGCTAGGATCCAACAATGTGAGGTGGGTGAATGAAAAAACTGAAACCGGACTGCCTTATGATATTGTTGTCACACACAGCGAAGGTTTCACGGAGTATGTGGAGGTTAAGACAACAGTGTCTTCAAGAAAAGATTGGTTCGACATCACACCAAGGGAATGGCAGTTTGCGTTGGAGAAAGGTGATCTATTTAGCATTGCTCGTGTTATTCTGTCAAGTACGAAGAAAGCAAGTATCGAGATGTTAAAAAATCCGTACAAGCTTTATAAGCAGAAAACATTGCGTCTTGGTCTCCTGATATCCAGATAG